A single region of the Lactobacillus isalae genome encodes:
- a CDS encoding AEC family transporter, translating into MVSILINDIIPILVIMLLGYLCGKFYFFDNDQRQGLNKLVLDIALPAALFISIVKATRKMFAQDIVLTLISIVGVVGLFMLSYYLDKLFFHRTTQQAAVCALIAGSPTIGFLGFAVLDPIYGNNATTNLVIGIVSIVVNAITIPLGLALINKGQAATKKQAISDPNNKGTKIEVEDIKGKGIKKTKKKVMVTIPDGIPVTDAEAKALKEKGIEREIDLARAEIADHAAEPHQSMNPTLKSVINAIKQPVAAAPLIAVILVLIGIRIPNSWAPTFDLIAKANAGVAVLAAGLALSTVKFSIDKEVIWNTFFRLFLTPAVIVAAAYICGMGSDPTKISMLCLATGLPPAFSGIIISSRYNIYVKEGASSVAVSTVFFAVSCIFWIWLLPILAHMF; encoded by the coding sequence ATGGTTAGTATCTTAATCAATGATATAATCCCAATTTTGGTGATTATGTTACTAGGTTATCTCTGCGGAAAGTTTTACTTTTTTGATAATGATCAGAGACAAGGACTAAACAAATTAGTTCTTGATATCGCATTACCAGCAGCTTTATTTATTTCAATTGTTAAAGCTACCAGAAAAATGTTTGCGCAAGATATCGTATTAACGTTAATTTCCATTGTTGGTGTTGTTGGACTCTTTATGCTAAGTTACTACTTAGATAAATTGTTTTTTCACAGAACTACTCAACAAGCTGCGGTTTGTGCGTTAATTGCTGGTTCGCCAACAATTGGTTTCCTAGGTTTTGCTGTTTTGGATCCTATATATGGTAATAATGCAACGACTAACTTAGTTATTGGTATTGTATCCATTGTAGTTAATGCAATTACTATTCCTTTAGGATTAGCACTAATTAATAAAGGACAGGCAGCTACTAAGAAGCAGGCAATTTCTGACCCCAATAATAAGGGAACAAAAATAGAAGTAGAGGATATAAAAGGCAAAGGCATAAAGAAAACTAAAAAGAAGGTTATGGTGACTATTCCTGATGGTATTCCAGTTACTGATGCTGAAGCAAAGGCCTTGAAGGAAAAAGGGATAGAGCGTGAAATTGACTTGGCGCGAGCTGAAATTGCTGACCATGCAGCTGAGCCTCATCAGTCCATGAATCCAACTTTGAAGTCTGTTATTAATGCGATTAAGCAACCTGTTGCTGCTGCTCCATTGATTGCGGTTATTTTGGTTTTAATAGGTATTAGAATTCCAAATTCTTGGGCTCCAACTTTTGATTTAATTGCTAAGGCCAATGCTGGTGTTGCTGTATTAGCAGCTGGGTTGGCATTATCTACAGTTAAGTTTTCAATTGATAAAGAAGTTATATGGAATACATTTTTCAGATTATTCTTAACACCTGCAGTAATTGTTGCAGCTGCTTATATCTGTGGTATGGGCTCTGATCCTACTAAGATTTCAATGCTGTGTTTGGCAACTGGCTTGCCACCAGCATTTTCGGGAATTATTATTTCTAGCCGCTACAACATTTATGTTAAGGAAGGTGCAAGTTCAGTCGCAGTTTCTACTGTATTCTTCGCAGTAAGCTGTATCTTCTGGATTTGGCTATTACCAATCTTGGCACATATGTTCTAA
- a CDS encoding NADP-dependent oxidoreductase — MKVAQLTKYSKKDPQIEINSIPLPKLKPNDLKIKVTYAGVNPLDNLIAHGDVKLIVPYKVPVNMGNEFVGKVTQIGSNVKKVKVGDRVFARMPLDKIGAFAEEVVIDANAVATVPEYLTDKEAATIPLTALTAMQALELMHAKPGQTLFISGGTGSFGAMAIPIAVAKGLKVITTGSAQNKENVLKLGVSQFIDYRTQDYTKLLSNIDLAIDTLGGKELEKQMSILKPGGIIVSLKAMPTADFAKRMHMSKAKQLLFKLASRKIVQMANKYQVHYHFIFVHADGKQLQEAADILARAEVHPIYGDIFTLEQTKAAMDKVAHGHNKGKVLLKIAN, encoded by the coding sequence ATGAAAGTAGCACAATTGACTAAGTATAGTAAAAAAGATCCCCAAATTGAAATTAATTCAATTCCTCTTCCTAAATTGAAACCTAATGATCTTAAGATAAAAGTTACTTATGCTGGGGTCAATCCATTAGACAATTTAATTGCTCATGGAGATGTAAAATTAATTGTTCCTTATAAAGTACCAGTAAATATGGGTAATGAATTTGTAGGTAAAGTTACTCAAATTGGAAGTAATGTCAAAAAAGTTAAAGTTGGTGATCGAGTTTTTGCTCGTATGCCCCTTGATAAGATTGGTGCATTTGCTGAAGAAGTGGTAATTGATGCTAATGCTGTAGCCACAGTTCCTGAATATTTAACTGACAAAGAGGCTGCTACAATTCCTTTAACAGCTTTGACTGCGATGCAAGCTTTAGAGTTAATGCATGCTAAACCTGGTCAGACACTTTTTATTTCAGGAGGGACTGGAAGTTTTGGTGCAATGGCAATTCCAATTGCTGTTGCTAAAGGACTTAAGGTAATTACAACTGGTAGTGCTCAAAATAAAGAAAATGTTTTAAAGTTAGGCGTTAGTCAATTTATTGATTATCGCACACAAGATTATACCAAGTTACTATCAAATATTGACTTGGCAATTGATACTTTAGGCGGTAAGGAATTAGAAAAGCAAATGTCTATCTTAAAACCCGGTGGAATAATTGTTTCTCTTAAAGCAATGCCAACGGCAGACTTTGCAAAAAGAATGCATATGAGTAAGGCTAAACAGTTGCTTTTTAAGCTTGCTAGTCGAAAAATTGTACAAATGGCAAATAAGTATCAAGTTCATTATCATTTTATTTTTGTTCATGCAGATGGTAAACAATTACAAGAGGCGGCTGATATTCTCGCTAGAGCAGAGGTTCACCCGATTTATGGAGATATTTTTACCTTAGAACAAACTAAAGCGGCCATGGATAAAGTCGCACATGGTCATAATAAAGGTAAGGTATTACTAAAGATAGCGAATTAG
- a CDS encoding DHA2 family efflux MFS transporter permease subunit: MSKTRKIIGFVGLILAMFMGALDATIVNIALPDIMKDLKTGLTDTSWVATIYVLAMAAFIITASKLADIWGRKKVMLIGVVLFGGFSFACMTANSLNLLIIYRFFQGIGGAILTPIVLPMGIELFGKENTSKITALMGAFSALAAAGGPAIGGFIINYESYHWIFGINVPIAIVAFLMILIGTNESYDETISKSIDWLGVIFLTAFMGSLCFGLLEGKEYGWTSNIIVSCFIGSLISLILFILVEAKVKSPVVNLSLFKEKTFSSSCIIYMVFGFAIIGPSLILNYFLQNVKNYSALHSAYLIIPASLAIAVGMPLATKMYKTVSSKMLIGIGLVITAGGLAMLGMIKINTNQDIIVSCNIIIGIGLGFTAIALTSSVKFLPVQKTGIGSGVVNAARYVGQAVGMALLVTLLNNNVVNAKDSIRDVAYTQIREKNLSPEVKKVAREQIKIVFKNSKNDNKISSKQKQMKAKIKKAAKKTIDLPLPKAGTTYRKLYSANNKLNSGTKKLGALPLPQLKQDVQLLSKGRQKMGTAIKLLAQKQQLVSALDKIKSKKNSELANAFAKVFNLTSLLTIIWLPLCWLTDRKEDIEYC, from the coding sequence ATGTCAAAGACAAGAAAAATTATTGGCTTTGTTGGTTTAATACTTGCAATGTTCATGGGAGCACTAGATGCAACCATTGTTAATATCGCTCTGCCTGATATCATGAAAGACCTAAAAACAGGTTTAACGGATACTAGTTGGGTAGCAACAATTTATGTTTTGGCAATGGCAGCATTTATTATTACTGCTTCTAAGTTAGCAGATATTTGGGGTCGAAAGAAGGTCATGTTAATAGGAGTTGTTCTATTTGGTGGTTTCTCTTTCGCCTGTATGACAGCTAATTCATTGAATCTATTAATTATTTACCGTTTCTTTCAAGGAATCGGCGGTGCAATTTTAACCCCAATTGTTTTACCAATGGGTATTGAACTATTTGGTAAAGAGAATACGAGTAAGATTACTGCGTTAATGGGAGCTTTTAGCGCCTTAGCTGCAGCTGGCGGTCCTGCTATTGGCGGTTTTATTATTAATTATGAAAGTTACCATTGGATCTTTGGGATTAATGTTCCGATTGCGATTGTTGCTTTCTTAATGATCTTAATTGGAACAAATGAATCATATGATGAGACAATCAGTAAATCTATTGATTGGTTAGGTGTAATCTTTTTAACTGCATTTATGGGCTCTCTATGCTTTGGCTTGCTAGAAGGTAAAGAATATGGCTGGACTTCAAATATCATTGTAAGTTGCTTTATTGGTAGTCTGATCAGTTTGATTTTATTTATCTTAGTTGAAGCTAAAGTTAAATCACCTGTTGTTAATTTGAGTTTATTTAAAGAAAAGACATTTTCATCATCTTGCATTATTTATATGGTCTTTGGTTTTGCTATTATTGGACCATCCTTGATTTTGAATTATTTCTTACAAAACGTGAAGAATTATTCTGCATTACATTCCGCTTATTTAATTATTCCAGCATCATTGGCAATTGCAGTAGGGATGCCTTTAGCTACTAAAATGTATAAGACTGTTAGTTCTAAGATGTTAATTGGAATTGGCTTAGTCATTACTGCTGGTGGTTTGGCTATGCTGGGTATGATTAAAATCAATACTAACCAGGATATAATTGTTAGTTGTAATATTATCATTGGTATAGGACTTGGCTTTACGGCTATTGCTTTGACATCATCAGTTAAGTTTTTACCTGTACAAAAAACGGGTATTGGTTCAGGAGTAGTCAATGCAGCTAGATATGTTGGTCAAGCAGTAGGGATGGCTTTATTAGTTACTCTACTTAATAACAATGTTGTGAATGCAAAAGATAGTATTAGGGATGTTGCATACACTCAAATTAGAGAAAAGAATCTTTCTCCTGAGGTTAAAAAAGTGGCTCGTGAACAAATTAAGATTGTTTTTAAGAATTCTAAAAATGATAACAAGATCAGCAGCAAGCAAAAACAAATGAAAGCTAAGATTAAGAAGGCTGCTAAAAAGACGATTGATTTACCTTTACCTAAAGCAGGAACAACCTACAGAAAACTATATTCAGCTAATAACAAGTTGAATAGTGGTACTAAGAAATTAGGAGCACTGCCACTTCCACAATTAAAACAAGATGTGCAGCTTTTAAGTAAGGGACGTCAAAAGATGGGAACGGCCATTAAATTACTAGCACAAAAGCAGCAATTAGTTTCTGCGTTAGATAAAATTAAATCTAAGAAGAACAGTGAGCTGGCAAATGCTTTTGCAAAGGTATTTAATCTCACTAGTCTCTTAACGATTATTTGGCTACCTTTATGTTGGCTGACTGATCGAAAAGAGGATATTGAATATTGCTAA
- a CDS encoding YjdF family protein → MFERFDGTQYKVAQVNMGTSLPTIPKIINLVNEHYSDLRFSKSTLDQEVMHHINPKRAQRLAHKEVRERGIGTKAQQALKKQFEKSKITRKKMNKDKKREMQKERFLQKQIKRRKKHRGH, encoded by the coding sequence ATTTTTGAGCGATTCGATGGTACTCAGTATAAAGTGGCTCAAGTTAATATGGGAACTTCATTGCCAACGATACCAAAAATAATTAACTTGGTGAATGAGCATTATTCTGACTTACGATTTAGCAAATCAACTCTAGATCAGGAAGTAATGCATCATATTAACCCCAAAAGAGCTCAAAGATTAGCGCATAAAGAAGTTCGGGAACGTGGAATTGGTACTAAAGCTCAACAAGCTTTAAAAAAGCAATTTGAGAAATCGAAAATAACTAGAAAAAAGATGAATAAAGATAAAAAACGTGAAATGCAAAAAGAGCGCTTTTTACAAAAACAAATTAAACGTCGAAAAAAACATCGAGGTCATTAA
- the frc gene encoding formyl-CoA transferase has protein sequence MSENEKNEQNEYAPLKGIKVIDWTQVQSGPSCTQLLAWLGAEVIKIERTNTGDPTRNELLDIKDSWSLYFLQLNANKKSLTVDIKSPEGKKIMYDLIKKADVFVENIAPGSADRNGFGWDKLHELNPRLIYASLKGFNQGSRFENVKAFEPVAQSAGGAASATGWNKGKDNVPTQSAAALGDSNSGMHLTIGILAALLQREHTGEGTFVYQSMQDAVLNLCRIKLRDQIMLDNLGALPHYAVYPDWKWGKAIPRAENTEGGQVIGWTYKAKGWETDPNAYVYIVVQNENKKWDKLCEAMGHPEWETDPRFVDWQHRQLHKEELYPLIEEYTKQYDKYTLTKELGAAGVPVGPVLDWHELENDPDLNKDGAIVTIDQGGNRGNFKTIGLPFTLSNYKPVYDKAPDLGENNKEILTKLGYDPDQIEDLVNKGVISKAKSPKNPRVKVIIDGKEQ, from the coding sequence ATGAGTGAAAACGAAAAAAATGAACAAAATGAATATGCTCCGTTAAAGGGAATTAAGGTTATTGACTGGACGCAAGTACAATCTGGCCCTTCATGTACACAACTTTTAGCATGGTTAGGTGCTGAAGTTATTAAAATTGAACGTACTAATACTGGTGATCCAACTAGAAATGAATTACTTGATATTAAAGATTCTTGGAGCCTTTATTTCTTGCAATTAAACGCAAACAAGAAATCTTTAACTGTTGACATCAAGTCTCCAGAAGGTAAAAAGATTATGTACGACTTAATTAAGAAAGCCGACGTATTCGTAGAAAATATTGCTCCTGGTTCTGCTGATAGAAATGGCTTCGGCTGGGATAAGCTTCATGAATTAAACCCTAGATTAATTTATGCTTCATTAAAAGGTTTTAACCAAGGCTCACGTTTTGAAAATGTTAAGGCCTTCGAACCAGTTGCTCAATCTGCTGGTGGTGCTGCTTCTGCTACTGGTTGGAACAAAGGAAAAGATAATGTTCCTACTCAATCAGCAGCTGCTTTAGGTGATTCAAACTCAGGTATGCACTTGACCATTGGTATTTTAGCTGCTTTATTACAACGCGAACATACTGGCGAAGGTACTTTTGTTTACCAATCAATGCAGGATGCTGTATTAAACCTTTGCCGTATTAAATTACGTGATCAAATTATGTTAGATAACTTAGGTGCTCTTCCTCACTATGCCGTTTACCCTGACTGGAAATGGGGTAAAGCCATTCCACGTGCTGAAAACACTGAAGGTGGTCAAGTTATCGGCTGGACTTATAAAGCAAAAGGCTGGGAAACTGATCCAAACGCTTATGTTTATATTGTTGTACAAAACGAAAATAAGAAGTGGGATAAACTTTGTGAAGCAATGGGTCACCCAGAATGGGAAACTGATCCAAGATTCGTTGATTGGCAACACCGTCAATTACATAAGGAAGAACTTTACCCACTAATCGAAGAATACACTAAGCAATATGACAAATACACTCTAACTAAAGAACTTGGTGCCGCTGGTGTTCCTGTTGGTCCTGTTCTTGACTGGCATGAACTTGAAAACGATCCTGACCTAAACAAGGATGGTGCTATTGTTACTATCGATCAAGGTGGTAATCGTGGCAACTTTAAGACTATTGGTTTACCATTTACTCTTTCAAACTACAAGCCAGTTTACGATAAGGCTCCTGACTTAGGGGAAAACAACAAGGAAATTTTGACTAAGTTAGGTTATGATCCTGATCAAATTGAAGATTTAGTTAACAAGGGCGTTATTTCTAAGGCTAAGAGTCCTAAAAATCCACGCGTTAAGGTAATTATTGACGGTAAAGAACAATAA
- a CDS encoding prenyltransferase, with product MKKYSIIQKFNALVQIQTIIISALPYIIGSLMASYYYHHFNLAYCLWLFLAVISFHLAVNGHNQYTDYIRYKKNHVISYNNILEKFNISRRWARNVIILLILVSATIGIILSFKVGWIILLIGFFSYLIGYCYSGGPYPILKTPFGEPASGITMGYNITLLGLYINIYNIHPFDNLFWAKAIIVACPAIFVIANVMLANNICDVEEDVKIGRKTLPFYIGRKNALIILCIYYVLAYTFLILSIVLHYMPMLALGSLLTIPLVYHSTKIFIKDPHKETTFKGILTNVLLVLVSEIIFSLIGLIW from the coding sequence ATGAAGAAATATTCTATAATTCAAAAATTTAACGCACTTGTTCAAATACAAACAATTATCATTTCAGCATTACCATATATTATTGGTTCACTAATGGCTAGTTACTATTACCACCATTTTAATTTAGCTTATTGCCTTTGGCTTTTTCTAGCTGTAATCTCTTTTCATTTAGCTGTTAATGGGCATAATCAATACACTGATTATATTCGCTATAAGAAAAATCACGTTATTAGTTATAACAATATTCTAGAAAAGTTTAATATTTCCCGAAGATGGGCTAGAAATGTAATTATCTTATTAATTCTTGTTTCTGCCACTATTGGTATCATACTAAGCTTTAAAGTTGGCTGGATAATTCTTTTAATTGGTTTCTTTAGCTACTTAATTGGTTATTGCTACTCAGGCGGTCCCTATCCTATCTTGAAAACTCCCTTCGGTGAACCAGCTTCTGGGATTACAATGGGCTATAATATCACTCTTTTGGGGCTCTATATCAATATTTATAATATTCATCCCTTTGATAATTTATTTTGGGCCAAAGCAATTATAGTTGCTTGTCCTGCAATATTTGTCATTGCTAATGTAATGCTAGCCAATAATATTTGTGACGTAGAAGAAGATGTAAAAATTGGACGTAAAACTCTCCCATTTTATATTGGCCGCAAAAACGCTTTAATTATTTTGTGCATATATTACGTTTTAGCATATACCTTTTTAATTCTAAGCATTGTCTTGCACTATATGCCTATGCTTGCTTTAGGAAGCTTACTTACTATCCCTCTAGTCTATCATTCAACTAAAATTTTCATTAAAGATCCTCATAAAGAAACTACATTTAAAGGGATTTTAACGAATGTGTTGTTAGTACTAGTCAGTGAAATTATTTTCTCGCTTATAGGATTAATATGGTAA
- a CDS encoding TetR/AcrR family transcriptional regulator produces MRNRMSKQNKEKILKSFFKLLEEKPYSEITIVDISIGASVSRKTFYRLFKNKENLLNTYIDQLLNDWVTYANKENPQNYEDLITLLFEFWKRYIPQLTILVNANLSSVILNKFNSIFPQYFMDFHNQHPSISYQGNEYNSIQMKYIALLSVGSLWNAFSTWLINPTEISLSNLAALAKNNFLYTKSPRN; encoded by the coding sequence ATGAGAAATAGAATGTCCAAGCAAAATAAAGAAAAAATTTTAAAAAGCTTTTTTAAACTATTAGAGGAAAAACCATATTCTGAAATTACGATTGTGGATATTTCTATTGGTGCAAGTGTGTCACGAAAGACCTTTTATCGTTTATTTAAAAATAAAGAAAATTTATTAAATACATATATTGATCAGTTACTTAATGATTGGGTTACTTATGCTAATAAAGAGAATCCCCAAAATTATGAAGATCTGATCACTTTACTTTTTGAATTTTGGAAACGATACATTCCCCAATTAACTATTTTAGTTAATGCAAATCTATCGTCGGTAATTTTAAACAAATTCAATTCTATTTTTCCACAGTACTTCATGGATTTTCACAACCAGCATCCCTCTATTTCTTACCAAGGTAACGAATATAATTCAATCCAAATGAAATATATTGCTCTTTTAAGTGTCGGTAGTTTATGGAATGCATTTTCTACTTGGTTAATCAATCCTACTGAAATTTCACTATCTAATTTAGCTGCTTTGGCCAAGAATAATTTTTTGTACACAAAAAGCCCGCGAAATTAA
- a CDS encoding YncE family protein has protein sequence MKNKKILKRVNYWVVIGIVLIIGMGIYIWWNNSKKEAPHHQLKPQPAVIDNTSTRPASYTTKEFKNLLSQNYPDIYKNLNFKQKPTFYVIPGLIQSAAIKYTPPDRGQPGIAYDMDPQGLAIIDHKYLIISAYSKSKTFDSVLWVLDFKTGRFIKTVALNNIDHVGGIAYDEDHKRLWVATINQEQRAQVQSVTLKEIIDYNLKKQKKPIKFEHGTNLSVPLRTSYMTYHKNKLYIGYFDKVQGGQLFAYKLDKKGLFKKDKMQDGLALPSENWATYSKIQGISFDKNDILLSTSYGDLNSQLLIFKNKLNKPNYNLDLSEADKTILLPPYMEQIIGKDGEIYMLFESATALYRQNPNLLHMDRVIKLKVNFKGLENSK, from the coding sequence TTGAAAAATAAAAAAATTCTAAAAAGAGTTAATTATTGGGTTGTGATTGGAATAGTTTTAATAATAGGTATGGGTATTTATATATGGTGGAATAATTCTAAAAAGGAAGCCCCACATCATCAATTAAAGCCCCAACCCGCTGTAATTGATAACACTAGTACTCGGCCCGCTTCTTACACAACTAAAGAATTCAAAAATTTATTATCCCAAAATTACCCCGATATTTATAAAAACTTGAATTTTAAGCAAAAACCAACTTTCTATGTGATTCCTGGTTTGATTCAGTCAGCAGCAATTAAATATACTCCTCCTGATCGGGGACAACCAGGCATTGCATATGATATGGATCCGCAGGGATTAGCAATTATTGATCATAAATATTTAATTATTTCAGCTTATAGTAAAAGCAAAACATTTGATTCAGTTCTTTGGGTATTAGACTTTAAGACTGGACGTTTTATAAAAACGGTTGCCTTAAATAATATTGATCATGTTGGTGGGATTGCTTATGATGAAGATCACAAGCGTCTATGGGTAGCCACTATTAATCAAGAGCAACGGGCACAAGTTCAATCTGTAACCTTGAAAGAAATTATAGACTATAATTTAAAAAAGCAAAAAAAGCCGATTAAATTTGAACATGGTACTAACTTATCAGTACCTCTTCGAACATCATATATGACCTATCATAAAAATAAACTCTATATCGGCTACTTCGATAAAGTTCAAGGTGGTCAGCTTTTTGCGTATAAACTTGATAAAAAAGGATTATTCAAAAAGGATAAAATGCAGGATGGCTTAGCTCTTCCTAGCGAAAATTGGGCAACTTACTCTAAAATTCAAGGAATCAGTTTTGATAAAAATGATATTTTACTATCTACTTCATATGGTGATTTAAATTCTCAGCTGTTGATCTTTAAAAATAAATTGAATAAACCAAATTATAATCTTGATCTTTCAGAAGCGGATAAAACCATTCTTTTACCTCCATATATGGAACAAATTATCGGTAAAGATGGTGAAATTTATATGTTGTTTGAATCTGCTACAGCATTATATCGTCAAAATCCTAATTTGCTGCATATGGATCGGGTAATTAAGTTAAAAGTTAATTTTAAAGGTCTGGAAAATAGTAAATAA
- a CDS encoding Rrf2 family transcriptional regulator, giving the protein MKDTKFSVAIHILIMLATSNQSLNSDDLAQSVGTNASYIRKIMALLKKSQIIASQRGKSGTKLLISPDRLTLLEIYEAVETDSPHIFQIHQNANPTCPVGRNIKQTVFPFLEEAEEQLHRSLAHDTLQEIIERLEENENRRKNYESSTID; this is encoded by the coding sequence ATGAAAGATACTAAATTTTCAGTAGCAATTCATATTTTGATTATGTTGGCTACTAGTAATCAATCTTTAAATTCCGATGATCTTGCTCAAAGTGTTGGTACTAATGCTAGTTATATTCGAAAGATTATGGCACTTCTAAAAAAAAGCCAAATTATTGCTAGTCAGCGAGGAAAATCTGGTACTAAATTATTAATTTCTCCTGATAGATTAACTTTGCTTGAAATTTATGAAGCAGTTGAAACGGATTCGCCGCATATATTTCAAATTCATCAAAATGCTAATCCAACTTGTCCAGTGGGAAGAAATATTAAACAAACAGTTTTCCCATTTTTAGAAGAAGCGGAAGAACAGTTACATCGATCATTAGCTCATGACACACTACAAGAGATAATTGAACGTCTTGAAGAGAATGAAAATAGGAGGAAAAATTATGAAAGTAGCACAATTGACTAA
- the oxc gene encoding oxalyl-CoA decarboxylase, whose translation MVDDSLNRTGASLLIDALQKNGINNLYGVVGIPITDLARLAELRGMKYYGFRREDSAVNAAAAAGFLTKKPGVAMTVSAPGFLNGLTALAQATKNCFPLIMISGSSERHIIDLSQGDYEGLDQYNVAKPFCKKAYRVDRAQDVGLAVARAIRTAVSGRPGGVYLDLPADTIAQLNDDLGEKNMGVYKLVDPAPLQEPSDDAINRAVNIIKQAKKPLIILGKGAAYDRTEKQVQELINKTDIPFLPMSMAKGVVPDDDKHSAAAARSLSLKNADVVILIGARLNWMLSYGDAPQFNPNAQFIQLDIDATQFDSAQKISAPLQGDLTSILNKLVPALTATGYKVPSDWLDAIAQDTAKNDAKFAKRIKAGETNPEFGYYGAIEPINDYFQEHPDTYLVSEGANTLDIGRDMIGMKLPRHRLDTGTWGVMGVGMGYAIATAIETGKHVVALDGDSAFGFDGMDVETMCRYNLPITVVVINNGGIYNGVDNVVPDQLGPTTLDPTARYDLIAKAFGGDNYYVTNYQEMKDTFATAVESGRPSIINVQIDPSMGKESGHIGNLNPELNLKPLEEAEQKKIDKE comes from the coding sequence ATGGTAGATGACTCTTTAAATAGAACCGGTGCCAGTTTATTAATTGACGCTTTACAAAAAAATGGTATTAATAACCTATACGGAGTTGTGGGGATTCCAATTACAGATTTAGCAAGATTAGCTGAATTAAGAGGAATGAAATATTATGGCTTTCGTCGCGAAGACTCAGCCGTAAATGCTGCCGCAGCTGCAGGATTTTTAACCAAAAAACCTGGTGTAGCAATGACTGTATCTGCTCCAGGCTTCTTGAATGGACTAACTGCCTTAGCTCAAGCTACTAAAAACTGTTTTCCATTAATTATGATCTCAGGATCTTCAGAACGTCATATTATTGATTTATCTCAAGGTGACTATGAAGGCTTAGATCAATATAACGTAGCTAAGCCATTCTGCAAGAAAGCTTACCGTGTTGATAGAGCACAAGATGTTGGTTTAGCTGTCGCACGCGCTATTCGTACTGCTGTTTCTGGTAGACCAGGTGGTGTTTATCTTGACTTACCAGCTGACACTATCGCTCAACTTAATGACGATCTTGGTGAAAAGAATATGGGGGTTTACAAATTAGTTGACCCTGCTCCATTACAAGAACCAAGTGATGACGCAATTAATCGTGCAGTTAATATCATTAAACAAGCAAAGAAGCCTTTAATTATTCTTGGTAAAGGAGCTGCCTATGATAGAACTGAAAAACAAGTTCAAGAATTAATTAATAAGACAGATATTCCATTTTTGCCAATGTCTATGGCTAAAGGTGTTGTACCTGATGATGACAAGCACTCCGCAGCTGCCGCTCGTTCTTTGTCATTAAAGAATGCAGATGTTGTAATTTTAATCGGTGCAAGATTGAACTGGATGCTTTCTTATGGAGATGCACCACAATTTAATCCTAATGCTCAATTCATTCAATTAGATATTGATGCAACTCAATTCGATTCTGCTCAAAAGATCTCTGCTCCACTACAAGGTGACTTAACCTCTATCTTAAACAAGTTAGTTCCAGCTCTCACTGCAACTGGCTATAAAGTACCTTCTGATTGGCTTGATGCTATTGCTCAAGACACTGCTAAGAATGATGCTAAATTTGCTAAGAGAATTAAAGCTGGTGAAACTAACCCAGAATTTGGCTATTACGGTGCTATTGAACCTATTAACGATTACTTCCAAGAACATCCAGATACTTACCTTGTAAGTGAAGGTGCAAATACACTTGATATTGGTCGTGACATGATCGGTATGAAACTTCCTCGCCACAGACTTGATACAGGTACTTGGGGAGTTATGGGCGTTGGCATGGGATATGCTATCGCAACTGCTATTGAAACTGGCAAGCATGTTGTTGCCTTAGATGGAGACAGTGCATTTGGTTTTGACGGTATGGATGTTGAAACAATGTGCCGCTACAACTTACCTATTACTGTTGTTGTTATTAACAATGGTGGTATCTATAACGGTGTTGATAATGTAGTTCCTGATCAACTAGGTCCAACTACCCTTGATCCAACTGCTAGATATGATCTAATCGCTAAAGCCTTTGGCGGTGACAACTACTATGTAACTAATTATCAAGAAATGAAAGATACTTTTGCTACAGCTGTTGAATCTGGTCGTCCAAGTATCATTAATGTTCAAATTGATCCATCAATGGGTAAAGAATCAGGTCACATTGGTAATTTGAACCCAGAATTAAACTTAAAGCCTCTTGAAGAAGCTGAACAAAAAAAGATTGATAAGGAGTAA